From Bombus huntii isolate Logan2020A chromosome 4, iyBomHunt1.1, whole genome shotgun sequence, one genomic window encodes:
- the LOC126864375 gene encoding serine/threonine-protein kinase tousled-like 2 isoform X1, translating to MTDNCWNSGGGAGVKMEHFQATLDPRKQELLEARFLGARMSAGSQIQMAPQSTVNSGQSVHSQDSNMSTGSSHSDKEVDPNTPEKVPRTPSERKRKRKADDGGGGITGGPIGSKGSRSVAALENKKINEYFSKHHLGNSPIRHGGAKSPSPQQGYPMYPPSPQQLLSPQVTTPNSSVAEFSSLMQPPRPHPQPPPPPPPASTQPAGSMVSKQVQVRPTNLSRTSQVRQAKTNTPNTELTCQRIQEFETQASSDLELRNNKIDELNRTTDELRHQMANQQKLIEQHKSHINKCIDVVKKLLKEKSNIEKKEARQKCMQNRLRLGQFVTQRVGATFQENWTDGYAFQELARRQEEIATEREEIDKQKKLLLKKRPSNSETGRKRSQPQPSLHNGTEATFLKPDAVPGSYTWQEYYEADEILKLRQSALKKEDADLQLEMEKLERERNLHIRELKRIHNEDQSRFNSHPVLNERYLLLMLLGKGGFSEVHKAFDLKEQRYVACKVHQLNKDWKEDKKANYIKHALREYNIHKALDHPRVVKLYDVFEIDANSFCTVLEYCDGHDLDFYLKQHKTIPEREARSIVMQVVSALKYLNEIKPPVIHYDLKPGNILLTEGNVCGEIKITDFGLSKVMDEENYNPDHGMDLTSQGAGTYWYLPPECFVIGKNPPKISSKVDVWSVGVIFYQCLYGKKPFGHNQSQATILEENTILKATEVQFANKPTVSNEAKSFIRSCLAYRKEERIDVLTLARHEYLQPPVPKHGRQANNQQQQQQQQQIQQQQQTTFNIGMFSGMNASSSS from the exons aTGTCTGCTGGGTCACAAATTCAGATGGCACCTCAATCAACTGTAAACTCTGGTCAGTCAGTTCATAGTCAAGACTCGAACATGAGCACTG GCTCATCACATAGTGATAAGGAGGTAGATCCAAATACTCCAGAAAAGGTACCAAGAACTCCTTCGGAGAGGAAAAGGAAACGTAAAGCTGACGATGGAGGTGGGGGAATTACTGGGGGACCTATAGGAAGCAAGGGGTCTAGATCTGTTGCTGctcttgaaaataaaaaaataaatgagtaTTTTTCAAAGCATCATTTGGGTAATAGCCCCATTCGGCATGGGGGTGCTAAAAGTCCTTCACCTCAACAGGGATATCCTAtg TATCCACCATCGCCTCAACAACTCCTTTCACCACAAGTAACAACACCCAATTCTTCAGTGGCAGAATTTTCTTCACTGATGCAGCCGCCAAGACCTCATCCTCAACCTCCACCTCCTCCTCCACCAGCCTCAACACAACCTGCAGGCTCGATGGTCAGCAAGCAGGTGCAGGTAAGGCCTACCAACCTCAGTAGGACAAGCCAGGTCAGGCAAGCGAAGACTAACACCCCAAAT ACAGAACTTACTTGCCAGAGGATACAAGAATTTGAAACTCAAGCCTCTTCAGACTTAGAATTACGTAACAACAAAATTGATGAATTAAATAGa acAACTGATGAACTTAGGCATCAAATGGCTAATcaacaaaaattaattgaacAGCACAAATCTCATATAAATAAGTGTATAGATGTTGTAAAGAAGCtactaaaagaaaaatcaaacatagaaaaaaaggaggcTAGGCAAAAGTGTATGCAAAATAGACTGAGGTTGGGTCAATTTGTAACTCAAAGGGTGGGTGCAACGTTTCAAGAAAATTGGACGGATGGTTATGCGTTTCAAGAATTAGCTCGACGGCAAGAAGAAATCGCAACTGAACGAGAAGAAATTGATAAACAAAAAAAGCTACTACTCAAAAAAAGGCCATCGAACAGTGAAACTGGTAGGAAACGTAGTCAGCCTCAACCTTCTTTGCATAATGGCACAGAAGCTACATTCTTAAAGCCAGATGCAGTACCTGGATCTTATACGTGGCAAGAGTATTATGAAGCTGATGAAATACTCAAG TTAAGACAAAGTGCGTTGAAAAAAGAAGACGCTGATCTGCAATTAGAAATGGAAAAACTCGAAAGAGAACGAAACTTGCACATTAGAGAACTGAAACGTATTCACAACGAGGACCAATCGAGATTCAATTCTCATCCTGTATTGAATGAACGTTACCTTTTATTAATGTTGTTAGGAAAAGGTGGCTTCAGCGAAGTGCATAag GCATTTGACTTAAAAGAGCAACGATATGTCGCTTGTAAAGTGCATCAACTAAATAAAGACTGGAAAGAAGATAAGAAAGCTAATTATATTAA GCATGCGTTACGAGaatacaatatacataaaGCTCTTGATCATCCTCGTGTTGTGAAATTGTATGATGTGTTTGAAATTGACGCCAATTCTTTTTGTACTGTCTTGGAATATTGTGATGGCCATGATTTAGATTTTTATCTTAAGCAG CATAAGACTATACCTGAAAGAGAAGCAAGATCTATTGTTATGCAAGTTGTATCTGCATTAAAGTACCTCAATGAAATAAAACCCCCAGTCATACATTATGATTTAAAGCCTG gtaatatattattaactgAAGGTAATGTTTGTGGAGAAATAAAGATAACAGATTTCGGATTAAGTAAAGTAATGGATGAGGAAAATTATAATCCAGACCATGGAATGGATTTAACATCTCAAGGAGCTGGTACCTATTG GTACCTTCCACCAGAGTGTTTTGTTATTGGTAAAAATCCTCCAAAAATATCATCGAAAGTTGATGTTTGGAGTGTAGGagttatattttatcaatgtCTATATGGCAAAAAG CCCTTTGGACATAATCAATCTCAAGCAACAATTTTAGAAGAGAATACAATTTTGAAAGCCACTGAAGTTCAATTTGCAAATAAACCAACTGTTAGCAACGAAGCAAAG AGTTTCATAAGAAGTTGCCTAGCATATAGGAAAGAAGAGCGCATAGATGTGTTGACATTAGCTAGACATGAATATCTACAACCTCCAGTGCCAAAACATGGCCGTCAAGCGAATAAtcagcaacaacagcaacaacaacaacagattcagcagcagcaacaaaCCACATTTAATATTGGCATGTTTAGTGGTATGAACGCGTCAAGCAGTTCGTAG
- the LOC126864375 gene encoding serine/threonine-protein kinase tousled-like 2 isoform X6, protein MSAGSQIQMAPQSTVNSGQSVHSQDSNMSTGSSHSDKEVDPNTPEKVPRTPSERKRKRKADDGGGGITGGPIGSKGSRSVAALENKKINEYFSKHHLGNSPIRHGGAKSPSPQQGYPMYPPSPQQLLSPQVTTPNSSVAEFSSLMQPPRPHPQPPPPPPPASTQPAGSMVSKQVQVRPTNLSRTSQVRQAKTNTPNTELTCQRIQEFETQASSDLELRNNKIDELNRTTDELRHQMANQQKLIEQHKSHINKCIDVVKKLLKEKSNIEKKEARQKCMQNRLRLGQFVTQRVGATFQENWTDGYAFQELARRQEEIATEREEIDKQKKLLLKKRPSNSETGRKRSQPQPSLHNGTEATFLKPDAVPGSYTWQEYYEADEILKLRQSALKKEDADLQLEMEKLERERNLHIRELKRIHNEDQSRFNSHPVLNERYLLLMLLGKGGFSEVHKAFDLKEQRYVACKVHQLNKDWKEDKKANYIKHALREYNIHKALDHPRVVKLYDVFEIDANSFCTVLEYCDGHDLDFYLKQHKTIPEREARSIVMQVVSALKYLNEIKPPVIHYDLKPGNILLTEGNVCGEIKITDFGLSKVMDEENYNPDHGMDLTSQGAGTYWYLPPECFVIGKNPPKISSKVDVWSVGVIFYQCLYGKKPFGHNQSQATILEENTILKATEVQFANKPTVSNEAKSFIRSCLAYRKEERIDVLTLARHEYLQPPVPKHGRQANNQQQQQQQQQIQQQQQTTFNIGMFSGMNASSSS, encoded by the exons aTGTCTGCTGGGTCACAAATTCAGATGGCACCTCAATCAACTGTAAACTCTGGTCAGTCAGTTCATAGTCAAGACTCGAACATGAGCACTG GCTCATCACATAGTGATAAGGAGGTAGATCCAAATACTCCAGAAAAGGTACCAAGAACTCCTTCGGAGAGGAAAAGGAAACGTAAAGCTGACGATGGAGGTGGGGGAATTACTGGGGGACCTATAGGAAGCAAGGGGTCTAGATCTGTTGCTGctcttgaaaataaaaaaataaatgagtaTTTTTCAAAGCATCATTTGGGTAATAGCCCCATTCGGCATGGGGGTGCTAAAAGTCCTTCACCTCAACAGGGATATCCTAtg TATCCACCATCGCCTCAACAACTCCTTTCACCACAAGTAACAACACCCAATTCTTCAGTGGCAGAATTTTCTTCACTGATGCAGCCGCCAAGACCTCATCCTCAACCTCCACCTCCTCCTCCACCAGCCTCAACACAACCTGCAGGCTCGATGGTCAGCAAGCAGGTGCAGGTAAGGCCTACCAACCTCAGTAGGACAAGCCAGGTCAGGCAAGCGAAGACTAACACCCCAAAT ACAGAACTTACTTGCCAGAGGATACAAGAATTTGAAACTCAAGCCTCTTCAGACTTAGAATTACGTAACAACAAAATTGATGAATTAAATAGa acAACTGATGAACTTAGGCATCAAATGGCTAATcaacaaaaattaattgaacAGCACAAATCTCATATAAATAAGTGTATAGATGTTGTAAAGAAGCtactaaaagaaaaatcaaacatagaaaaaaaggaggcTAGGCAAAAGTGTATGCAAAATAGACTGAGGTTGGGTCAATTTGTAACTCAAAGGGTGGGTGCAACGTTTCAAGAAAATTGGACGGATGGTTATGCGTTTCAAGAATTAGCTCGACGGCAAGAAGAAATCGCAACTGAACGAGAAGAAATTGATAAACAAAAAAAGCTACTACTCAAAAAAAGGCCATCGAACAGTGAAACTGGTAGGAAACGTAGTCAGCCTCAACCTTCTTTGCATAATGGCACAGAAGCTACATTCTTAAAGCCAGATGCAGTACCTGGATCTTATACGTGGCAAGAGTATTATGAAGCTGATGAAATACTCAAG TTAAGACAAAGTGCGTTGAAAAAAGAAGACGCTGATCTGCAATTAGAAATGGAAAAACTCGAAAGAGAACGAAACTTGCACATTAGAGAACTGAAACGTATTCACAACGAGGACCAATCGAGATTCAATTCTCATCCTGTATTGAATGAACGTTACCTTTTATTAATGTTGTTAGGAAAAGGTGGCTTCAGCGAAGTGCATAag GCATTTGACTTAAAAGAGCAACGATATGTCGCTTGTAAAGTGCATCAACTAAATAAAGACTGGAAAGAAGATAAGAAAGCTAATTATATTAA GCATGCGTTACGAGaatacaatatacataaaGCTCTTGATCATCCTCGTGTTGTGAAATTGTATGATGTGTTTGAAATTGACGCCAATTCTTTTTGTACTGTCTTGGAATATTGTGATGGCCATGATTTAGATTTTTATCTTAAGCAG CATAAGACTATACCTGAAAGAGAAGCAAGATCTATTGTTATGCAAGTTGTATCTGCATTAAAGTACCTCAATGAAATAAAACCCCCAGTCATACATTATGATTTAAAGCCTG gtaatatattattaactgAAGGTAATGTTTGTGGAGAAATAAAGATAACAGATTTCGGATTAAGTAAAGTAATGGATGAGGAAAATTATAATCCAGACCATGGAATGGATTTAACATCTCAAGGAGCTGGTACCTATTG GTACCTTCCACCAGAGTGTTTTGTTATTGGTAAAAATCCTCCAAAAATATCATCGAAAGTTGATGTTTGGAGTGTAGGagttatattttatcaatgtCTATATGGCAAAAAG CCCTTTGGACATAATCAATCTCAAGCAACAATTTTAGAAGAGAATACAATTTTGAAAGCCACTGAAGTTCAATTTGCAAATAAACCAACTGTTAGCAACGAAGCAAAG AGTTTCATAAGAAGTTGCCTAGCATATAGGAAAGAAGAGCGCATAGATGTGTTGACATTAGCTAGACATGAATATCTACAACCTCCAGTGCCAAAACATGGCCGTCAAGCGAATAAtcagcaacaacagcaacaacaacaacagattcagcagcagcaacaaaCCACATTTAATATTGGCATGTTTAGTGGTATGAACGCGTCAAGCAGTTCGTAG
- the LOC126864375 gene encoding serine/threonine-protein kinase tousled-like 2 isoform X4 gives MGLHHRLSWKMSAGSQIQMAPQSTVNSGQSVHSQDSNMSTGSSHSDKEVDPNTPEKVPRTPSERKRKRKADDGGGGITGGPIGSKGSRSVAALENKKINEYFSKHHLGNSPIRHGGAKSPSPQQGYPMYPPSPQQLLSPQVTTPNSSVAEFSSLMQPPRPHPQPPPPPPPASTQPAGSMVSKQVQVRPTNLSRTSQVRQAKTNTPNTELTCQRIQEFETQASSDLELRNNKIDELNRTTDELRHQMANQQKLIEQHKSHINKCIDVVKKLLKEKSNIEKKEARQKCMQNRLRLGQFVTQRVGATFQENWTDGYAFQELARRQEEIATEREEIDKQKKLLLKKRPSNSETGRKRSQPQPSLHNGTEATFLKPDAVPGSYTWQEYYEADEILKLRQSALKKEDADLQLEMEKLERERNLHIRELKRIHNEDQSRFNSHPVLNERYLLLMLLGKGGFSEVHKAFDLKEQRYVACKVHQLNKDWKEDKKANYIKHALREYNIHKALDHPRVVKLYDVFEIDANSFCTVLEYCDGHDLDFYLKQHKTIPEREARSIVMQVVSALKYLNEIKPPVIHYDLKPGNILLTEGNVCGEIKITDFGLSKVMDEENYNPDHGMDLTSQGAGTYWYLPPECFVIGKNPPKISSKVDVWSVGVIFYQCLYGKKPFGHNQSQATILEENTILKATEVQFANKPTVSNEAKSFIRSCLAYRKEERIDVLTLARHEYLQPPVPKHGRQANNQQQQQQQQQIQQQQQTTFNIGMFSGMNASSSS, from the exons ATGGGGCTCCACCATAGGCTATCCTGGAAG aTGTCTGCTGGGTCACAAATTCAGATGGCACCTCAATCAACTGTAAACTCTGGTCAGTCAGTTCATAGTCAAGACTCGAACATGAGCACTG GCTCATCACATAGTGATAAGGAGGTAGATCCAAATACTCCAGAAAAGGTACCAAGAACTCCTTCGGAGAGGAAAAGGAAACGTAAAGCTGACGATGGAGGTGGGGGAATTACTGGGGGACCTATAGGAAGCAAGGGGTCTAGATCTGTTGCTGctcttgaaaataaaaaaataaatgagtaTTTTTCAAAGCATCATTTGGGTAATAGCCCCATTCGGCATGGGGGTGCTAAAAGTCCTTCACCTCAACAGGGATATCCTAtg TATCCACCATCGCCTCAACAACTCCTTTCACCACAAGTAACAACACCCAATTCTTCAGTGGCAGAATTTTCTTCACTGATGCAGCCGCCAAGACCTCATCCTCAACCTCCACCTCCTCCTCCACCAGCCTCAACACAACCTGCAGGCTCGATGGTCAGCAAGCAGGTGCAGGTAAGGCCTACCAACCTCAGTAGGACAAGCCAGGTCAGGCAAGCGAAGACTAACACCCCAAAT ACAGAACTTACTTGCCAGAGGATACAAGAATTTGAAACTCAAGCCTCTTCAGACTTAGAATTACGTAACAACAAAATTGATGAATTAAATAGa acAACTGATGAACTTAGGCATCAAATGGCTAATcaacaaaaattaattgaacAGCACAAATCTCATATAAATAAGTGTATAGATGTTGTAAAGAAGCtactaaaagaaaaatcaaacatagaaaaaaaggaggcTAGGCAAAAGTGTATGCAAAATAGACTGAGGTTGGGTCAATTTGTAACTCAAAGGGTGGGTGCAACGTTTCAAGAAAATTGGACGGATGGTTATGCGTTTCAAGAATTAGCTCGACGGCAAGAAGAAATCGCAACTGAACGAGAAGAAATTGATAAACAAAAAAAGCTACTACTCAAAAAAAGGCCATCGAACAGTGAAACTGGTAGGAAACGTAGTCAGCCTCAACCTTCTTTGCATAATGGCACAGAAGCTACATTCTTAAAGCCAGATGCAGTACCTGGATCTTATACGTGGCAAGAGTATTATGAAGCTGATGAAATACTCAAG TTAAGACAAAGTGCGTTGAAAAAAGAAGACGCTGATCTGCAATTAGAAATGGAAAAACTCGAAAGAGAACGAAACTTGCACATTAGAGAACTGAAACGTATTCACAACGAGGACCAATCGAGATTCAATTCTCATCCTGTATTGAATGAACGTTACCTTTTATTAATGTTGTTAGGAAAAGGTGGCTTCAGCGAAGTGCATAag GCATTTGACTTAAAAGAGCAACGATATGTCGCTTGTAAAGTGCATCAACTAAATAAAGACTGGAAAGAAGATAAGAAAGCTAATTATATTAA GCATGCGTTACGAGaatacaatatacataaaGCTCTTGATCATCCTCGTGTTGTGAAATTGTATGATGTGTTTGAAATTGACGCCAATTCTTTTTGTACTGTCTTGGAATATTGTGATGGCCATGATTTAGATTTTTATCTTAAGCAG CATAAGACTATACCTGAAAGAGAAGCAAGATCTATTGTTATGCAAGTTGTATCTGCATTAAAGTACCTCAATGAAATAAAACCCCCAGTCATACATTATGATTTAAAGCCTG gtaatatattattaactgAAGGTAATGTTTGTGGAGAAATAAAGATAACAGATTTCGGATTAAGTAAAGTAATGGATGAGGAAAATTATAATCCAGACCATGGAATGGATTTAACATCTCAAGGAGCTGGTACCTATTG GTACCTTCCACCAGAGTGTTTTGTTATTGGTAAAAATCCTCCAAAAATATCATCGAAAGTTGATGTTTGGAGTGTAGGagttatattttatcaatgtCTATATGGCAAAAAG CCCTTTGGACATAATCAATCTCAAGCAACAATTTTAGAAGAGAATACAATTTTGAAAGCCACTGAAGTTCAATTTGCAAATAAACCAACTGTTAGCAACGAAGCAAAG AGTTTCATAAGAAGTTGCCTAGCATATAGGAAAGAAGAGCGCATAGATGTGTTGACATTAGCTAGACATGAATATCTACAACCTCCAGTGCCAAAACATGGCCGTCAAGCGAATAAtcagcaacaacagcaacaacaacaacagattcagcagcagcaacaaaCCACATTTAATATTGGCATGTTTAGTGGTATGAACGCGTCAAGCAGTTCGTAG
- the LOC126864375 gene encoding serine/threonine-protein kinase tousled-like 2 isoform X5 — protein MMSAGSQIQMAPQSTVNSGQSVHSQDSNMSTGSSHSDKEVDPNTPEKVPRTPSERKRKRKADDGGGGITGGPIGSKGSRSVAALENKKINEYFSKHHLGNSPIRHGGAKSPSPQQGYPMYPPSPQQLLSPQVTTPNSSVAEFSSLMQPPRPHPQPPPPPPPASTQPAGSMVSKQVQVRPTNLSRTSQVRQAKTNTPNTELTCQRIQEFETQASSDLELRNNKIDELNRTTDELRHQMANQQKLIEQHKSHINKCIDVVKKLLKEKSNIEKKEARQKCMQNRLRLGQFVTQRVGATFQENWTDGYAFQELARRQEEIATEREEIDKQKKLLLKKRPSNSETGRKRSQPQPSLHNGTEATFLKPDAVPGSYTWQEYYEADEILKLRQSALKKEDADLQLEMEKLERERNLHIRELKRIHNEDQSRFNSHPVLNERYLLLMLLGKGGFSEVHKAFDLKEQRYVACKVHQLNKDWKEDKKANYIKHALREYNIHKALDHPRVVKLYDVFEIDANSFCTVLEYCDGHDLDFYLKQHKTIPEREARSIVMQVVSALKYLNEIKPPVIHYDLKPGNILLTEGNVCGEIKITDFGLSKVMDEENYNPDHGMDLTSQGAGTYWYLPPECFVIGKNPPKISSKVDVWSVGVIFYQCLYGKKPFGHNQSQATILEENTILKATEVQFANKPTVSNEAKSFIRSCLAYRKEERIDVLTLARHEYLQPPVPKHGRQANNQQQQQQQQQIQQQQQTTFNIGMFSGMNASSSS, from the exons atg aTGTCTGCTGGGTCACAAATTCAGATGGCACCTCAATCAACTGTAAACTCTGGTCAGTCAGTTCATAGTCAAGACTCGAACATGAGCACTG GCTCATCACATAGTGATAAGGAGGTAGATCCAAATACTCCAGAAAAGGTACCAAGAACTCCTTCGGAGAGGAAAAGGAAACGTAAAGCTGACGATGGAGGTGGGGGAATTACTGGGGGACCTATAGGAAGCAAGGGGTCTAGATCTGTTGCTGctcttgaaaataaaaaaataaatgagtaTTTTTCAAAGCATCATTTGGGTAATAGCCCCATTCGGCATGGGGGTGCTAAAAGTCCTTCACCTCAACAGGGATATCCTAtg TATCCACCATCGCCTCAACAACTCCTTTCACCACAAGTAACAACACCCAATTCTTCAGTGGCAGAATTTTCTTCACTGATGCAGCCGCCAAGACCTCATCCTCAACCTCCACCTCCTCCTCCACCAGCCTCAACACAACCTGCAGGCTCGATGGTCAGCAAGCAGGTGCAGGTAAGGCCTACCAACCTCAGTAGGACAAGCCAGGTCAGGCAAGCGAAGACTAACACCCCAAAT ACAGAACTTACTTGCCAGAGGATACAAGAATTTGAAACTCAAGCCTCTTCAGACTTAGAATTACGTAACAACAAAATTGATGAATTAAATAGa acAACTGATGAACTTAGGCATCAAATGGCTAATcaacaaaaattaattgaacAGCACAAATCTCATATAAATAAGTGTATAGATGTTGTAAAGAAGCtactaaaagaaaaatcaaacatagaaaaaaaggaggcTAGGCAAAAGTGTATGCAAAATAGACTGAGGTTGGGTCAATTTGTAACTCAAAGGGTGGGTGCAACGTTTCAAGAAAATTGGACGGATGGTTATGCGTTTCAAGAATTAGCTCGACGGCAAGAAGAAATCGCAACTGAACGAGAAGAAATTGATAAACAAAAAAAGCTACTACTCAAAAAAAGGCCATCGAACAGTGAAACTGGTAGGAAACGTAGTCAGCCTCAACCTTCTTTGCATAATGGCACAGAAGCTACATTCTTAAAGCCAGATGCAGTACCTGGATCTTATACGTGGCAAGAGTATTATGAAGCTGATGAAATACTCAAG TTAAGACAAAGTGCGTTGAAAAAAGAAGACGCTGATCTGCAATTAGAAATGGAAAAACTCGAAAGAGAACGAAACTTGCACATTAGAGAACTGAAACGTATTCACAACGAGGACCAATCGAGATTCAATTCTCATCCTGTATTGAATGAACGTTACCTTTTATTAATGTTGTTAGGAAAAGGTGGCTTCAGCGAAGTGCATAag GCATTTGACTTAAAAGAGCAACGATATGTCGCTTGTAAAGTGCATCAACTAAATAAAGACTGGAAAGAAGATAAGAAAGCTAATTATATTAA GCATGCGTTACGAGaatacaatatacataaaGCTCTTGATCATCCTCGTGTTGTGAAATTGTATGATGTGTTTGAAATTGACGCCAATTCTTTTTGTACTGTCTTGGAATATTGTGATGGCCATGATTTAGATTTTTATCTTAAGCAG CATAAGACTATACCTGAAAGAGAAGCAAGATCTATTGTTATGCAAGTTGTATCTGCATTAAAGTACCTCAATGAAATAAAACCCCCAGTCATACATTATGATTTAAAGCCTG gtaatatattattaactgAAGGTAATGTTTGTGGAGAAATAAAGATAACAGATTTCGGATTAAGTAAAGTAATGGATGAGGAAAATTATAATCCAGACCATGGAATGGATTTAACATCTCAAGGAGCTGGTACCTATTG GTACCTTCCACCAGAGTGTTTTGTTATTGGTAAAAATCCTCCAAAAATATCATCGAAAGTTGATGTTTGGAGTGTAGGagttatattttatcaatgtCTATATGGCAAAAAG CCCTTTGGACATAATCAATCTCAAGCAACAATTTTAGAAGAGAATACAATTTTGAAAGCCACTGAAGTTCAATTTGCAAATAAACCAACTGTTAGCAACGAAGCAAAG AGTTTCATAAGAAGTTGCCTAGCATATAGGAAAGAAGAGCGCATAGATGTGTTGACATTAGCTAGACATGAATATCTACAACCTCCAGTGCCAAAACATGGCCGTCAAGCGAATAAtcagcaacaacagcaacaacaacaacagattcagcagcagcaacaaaCCACATTTAATATTGGCATGTTTAGTGGTATGAACGCGTCAAGCAGTTCGTAG